The Lactuca sativa cultivar Salinas chromosome 2, Lsat_Salinas_v11, whole genome shotgun sequence genome includes a window with the following:
- the LOC111876702 gene encoding GDSL esterase/lipase At2g23540: MAPKDFLSSLASAFLLFIAYTAAATDGGDEGTALGASYIFGDSLVDAGNNNFLPTLSKANIKPNGIDFKASGGKPTGRYTNGRTIGDIIGEELGQKHYAVPFLDPNSTGQALLYGVNYASGGGGIMNATGRIFVNRLSMDIQIDYFNITRKQIDKLIGASKAKEHIMKKSIFSITIGSNDFLNNYLLPVLSIGARVTQTPDSFVDDLLSHLKAQLTRLYQLDARKFILGNVGPIGCIPYQRTINQLKEDECVALPNQLALQYNSKLKDLIAQLNDNLPGATFVHANVYDLVMELITNYAKYGFKTASKACCGNGGQYAGIIPCGPTSTLCTDRDKHVFWDPYHPSEAANVLIAKQLIAGDPKYVSPMNLKELRDL; encoded by the exons ATGGCTCCTAAGGATTTTCTATCTTCCTTGGCTTCAGCTTTCCTTCTCTTCATTGCTTACACTGCTGCTGCTACTGATGGAGGTGATGAAGGCACGGCGTTGGGAGCTTCTTATATATTCGGCGATTCTTTGGTAGATGCCGGAAATAATAACTTTTTGCCTACCTTATCTAAAGCTAACATCAAGCCCAACGGAATTGATTTCAAAGCTTCCGGAGGAAAACCTACCGGCCGCTACACCAATGGTAGAACCATCGGAGACATCATTG GGGAGGAACTAGGGCAAAAACACTATGCGGTGCCGTTTCTGGATCCGAATTCCACTGGACAAGCATTATTATACGGTGTGAATTACGCCTCCGGCGGTGGAGGAATCATGAACGCCACCGGGAGAATTTTT GTTAATCGATTATCCATGGACATCCAGATTGATTACTTCAACATCACGAGAAAACAGATCGATAAACTCATCGGTGCATCAAAAGCAAAAGAACACATCATGAAGAAATCAATCTTCTCAATCACAATCGGATCTAACGACTTCCTCAACAATTATTTGCTCCCTGTTCTATCGATTGGAGCTAGGGTTACTCAGACCCCCGATTCTTTTGTCGATGATCTCCTTAGTCACCTCAAAGCCCAGCTTACT AGACTTTATCAATTGGACGCAAGGAAATTCATCCTCGGAAACGTCGGGCCAATTGGATGCATTCCATATCAGAGGACGATTAATCAGTTGAAGGAGGATGAATGTGTGGCATTACCAAATCAACTCGCACTTCAATACAATTCTAAATTGAAAGATTTGATTGCACAACTCAACGATAATCTCCCCGGAGCTACTTTTGTTCATGCCAACGTCTACGACTTAGTGATGGAGCTCATTACAAATTACGCCAAATACG GATTTAAAACTGCGAGCAAAGCATGCTGCGGGAACGGAGGTCAATATGCAGGGATAATTCCTTGTGGTCCGACGTCGACTTTGTGTACAGACAgagataaacatgtgttttgggaTCCTTACCACCCTAGCGAGGCTGCAAATGTGCTAATCGCCAAGCAGTTGATTGCAGGTGACCCAAAATATGTGTCTCCGATGAATCTCAAGGAACTTCGTGATCTATAG